Proteins encoded together in one Camelina sativa cultivar DH55 chromosome 9, Cs, whole genome shotgun sequence window:
- the LOC104714925 gene encoding uncharacterized protein LOC104714925, with the protein MVWERLLRIGVSRSSPWFTVGDFNELTGNHEKRGGKLRHPSSFLAFNGMIQDCGFLDFPYLGDCLSWRGWRDKKPIRSRLDRALGNEDWHELFPDTVLEYLPMIASDHKPIVVNIGAKRPRGKRRFTFDPRWIGKDGLMEAIEAGWVGGSPQISPNFMDKIVNCRRAISQWRKNQVPFGRDTIEDLKSQLSVAQADDATPLSVITDLNARLWEAYKDEEVYWYLKSRNKWMQMGDQNSRYFHALTKQRRARNRITCLFDKNEIWSTEDVDICNIAVSYFADLFTTLHPTNFDEVLGEVRPVITAEANAQLTAPVTELEVRAALFMMHPDKAPGPDGMTALFYQKAWQIVKGDLVSLVNGFFEEGVFDRGLNTTHICLIPKVAKPTRMTELRPISLCNVGYKIISKIMCQRLKKFLPDLISETQSAFVPGRLISDNILIAQEMFHGLRTNPSCKGKFMTIKTDMSKAYDRVEWVFIEKLLYKMGFDEKWIRWIMFCVSSVEYKVLLNGQPNGLIIPERGLRQGDPLSPYLFILCTEVLIANIRKAEVDKLITGIKVANQCPPITHLLFADDSLFFCKVAKDQCEVILKILRNYEAVSGQQINFAKSSVQFGHKVAEQTKMEIQGILGITTQGGMGSYLGLPESLGGSKTKVFSFVRERLQGRTTGWSAKLLSKGGKEVMVKSIATAVPTFVMSCFRLPKTITSKLTSAVANFWWSSDGRTGGMHWLAWDKLCCTKQMGGLGFRNVDDFNSALLAKQLWRLIEFPDSLFARVFKGRYYRNSNPMEPIRSYSPSYGWRSIVSACSLVQKGLIIRVGSGESISIWTDPWILAQFPRPAISKGPFKDPSLKISHLIDCRTRLWRMDVLSEHFDPVDVELIGALPLGSCPKDDTLGWHFTKNGRYTVKSGYHAARLTTQGPFKAPGVGPEITSLLASVWNVRCPPKIQHFMWQALSGCMPVSRNLRRRGIACDLGCSRCGAEEETVNHVLFLCPPARQVWALSQVPVGSNCFPVESVFANMDHFLDPKSPGSHVAAFPWILWFLWKARNAKVFDNITERPEETVRIAEGEALSWLKAQEEGEDGVTLVQSRVAESRPQRPNGSLPLLFTGYRCFVDGSWKSDDRFAGAGWFCTQSQDQRPNRGATNFRRSLSPLHAEVEAFIWAMRCMIGHDYREVAFYSDCADLVKMVSSPLDWPAFSTYLDDIRMDREEFTSFSLSYIPRNANSKADTLARYARTSPHNVLVI; encoded by the exons ATGGTGTGGGAGAGGTTATTGCGCATTGGTGTGTCTCGGTCATCTCCTTGGTTTACTGTGGGTGATTTCAATGAGCTAACTGGCAACCATGAGAAGCGGGGAGGAAAGCTTCGCCACCCCTCTTCATTTCTTGCTTTTAATGGGATGATTCAAGATTGCGGTTTTTTGGATTTTCCATATCTAGGCGATTGTCTATCTTGGCGAGGCTGGCGGGACAAAAAACCAATCCGTTCTCGGTTGGATAGAGCCCTGGGTAATGAAGATTGGCATGAATTGTTTCCAGACACGGTCCTCGAATATTTACCTATGATTGCATCTGATCACAAGCCCATTGTGGTGAATATAGGGGCTAAAAGGCCACGGGGAAAGAGACGTTTTACGTTTGACCCCCGGTGGATTGGGAAGGATGGATTGATGGAGGCAATTGAGGCAGGATGGGTGGGGGGATCTCCTCAGATTTCACCTAATTTTATGgacaaaattgtaaattgtCGCCGGGCTATTTCTCAATGGCGTAAGAACCAAGTTCCTTTTGGTAGGGACACAATTGAGGACCTAAAGAGCCAGCTGTCTGTCGCACAGGCTGATGATGCCACTCCCCTTTCGGTTATCACAGATTTAAATGCACGATTGTGGGAAGCCTATAAAGATGAAGAGGTATATTGGTATTTGAAGAGTCGTAATAAGTGGATGCAGATGGGGGATCAGAATTCAAGGTATTTTCATGCTCTGACTAAGCAGAGACGGGCCCGCAATCGGATTACATgtctttttgataaaaatgaGATCTGGTCTACGGAGGATGTTGATATCTGCAATATCGCAGTCTCGTATTTTGCTGATTTATTTACTACGTTGCATCCGACCAATTTTGATGAGGTCTTAGGTGAGGTACGCCCGGTCATTACAGCTGAGGCCAATGCCCAGTTAACGGCCCCGGTCACAGAATTAGAGGTCCGTGCAGCTctatttatgatgcatccggacAAGGCCCCGGGCCCGGACGGGATGACCGCCTTGTTTTACCAAAAAGCATGGCAGATTGTCAAAGGAGACCTTGTTTCACTGGTTAATGGTTTTTTCGAAGAGGGAGTTTTTGATAGAGGTTTAAACACTACACACATTTGTCTCATCCCAAAAGTGGCTAAGCCAACTCGGATGACGGAGCTGCGTCCaattagtttgtgtaatgtgggATATAAGATCATCTCAAAGATCATGTGTCAACGGCTAAAGAAGTTTTTACCGGACCTTATTTCGGAAACACAATCGGCTTTCGTCCCAGGTCGTCTTATCTCGGATAACATCCTCATTGCCCAGGAAATGTTTCACGGCTTACGGACTAATCCGTCTTGCAAAGGGAAGTTCATGACAATTAAGACGGACATGAGCAAGGCATATGACCGAGTGGAGTGGGTGTTTATTGAAAAATTACTCTACAAGATGGGTTTTGATGAAAAATGGATTAGatggattatgttttgtgttagttCCGTTGAGTACAAAGTTCTTCTGAATGGTCAACCGAATGGTCTGATTATTCCGGAAAGAGGCTTAAGACAAGGGGACCCGCTATctccttatttatttattttatgcacgGAGGTTTTAATTGCCAATATTCGGAAGGCGGAGGTAGATAAATTAATTACAGGGATTAAGGTGGCCAACCAATGCCCTCCGATCACACATCTtttatttgcggatgatagtctaTTCTTTTGTAAGGTCGCAAAAGATCAATGTGAGgtcattttgaaaattttacgGAACTATGAGGCTGTCTCGGGTCAGCAAATTAATTTTGCGAAGTCCTCTGTCCAGTTTGGTCATAAGGTTGCGGAACAGACTAAAATGGAGATTCAAGGAATTCTTGGCATAACAACTCAGGGTGGCATGGGCTCGTACCTGGGACTACCTGAGAGCTTAGGAGGGTCTAAGACAAAGGTTTTTTCGTTTGTCCGGGAACGATTGCAGGGTCGTACGACTGGTTGGTCGGCGAAACTACTCTCTAAAGGGGGGAAGGAGGTTATGGTCAAATCGATTGCTACTGCGGTCCCGACGTTtgttatgtcttgttttcgGCTACCGAAGACGATTACATCCAAACTTACCAGTGcagtggcaaatttttggtggagttcggATGGTAGGACGGGTGGTATGCACTGGCTAGCCTGGGACAAGCTATGTTGCACCAAGCAGATGGGCGGTCTAGGTTTTCGGAATGTTGATGATTTCAACTCGGCTTTGTTGGCAAAACAATTATGGAGACTTATTGAATTTCCTGATTCActgtttgccagggtttttaAAGGTAGGTATTATAGGAATTCGAATCCCATGGAACCGATTCGTTCTTACTCCCCTTCTTATGGATGGCGGAGTATAGTTTCAGCTTGCTCTCTGGTACAAAAAGGGCTTATTATACGGGTTGGTTCGGGAGAATCCATTTCAATATGGACTGATCCCTGGATACtagctcaattcccgagaccagctaTCAGCAAGGGCCCGTTTAAGGACCCTTCTCTTAAAATTTCACACTTAATTGATTGTCGGACGCGTTTGTGGCGGATGGATGTGCTCTCTGAGCACTTTGATCCAGTGGATGTTGAGTTGATAGGTGCATTACCTTTAGGAAGCTGCCCCAAGGATGATACCCTTGGTTGGCATTTTACGAAAAATGGGAGGTATACAGTTAAGTCTGGTTATCATGCGGCGCGATTGACGACTCAAGGGCCTTTTAAAGCGCCTGGGGTTGGGCCAGAAATAACCTCTCTTCTAGCTAGTGTTTGGAATGTTCGCTGCCcaccaaaaatacaacattttatgtggcaagctTTGTCTGGGTGTATGCCGGTTTCACGGAATTTGCGGCGACGTGGCATTGCATGTGATTTGGGATGCTCCCGTTGTGGTGCTGAGGAGGAAACAGTAAACcatgttttgtttctctgtccACCGGCGCGCCAGGTGTGGGCCTTGTCCCAGGTACCGGTAGGATCGAATTGTTTTCCAGTGGAGTCTGTTTTTGCAAATATGGATCATTTTCTGGATCCCAAAAGCCCGGGTTCTCATGTGGCCGCATTCCCgtggattttgtggtttttatgGAAGGCGCGTAATGCAAAGGTTTTTGACAATATTACAGAGCGCCCAGAGGAGACTGTCCGGATAGCTGAAGGTGAGGCTTTGTCCTGGCTTAAGGCTCAGGAGGAGGGTGAAGATGGGGTTACACTTGTCCAGTCAAGGGTTGCGGAATCTCGCCCACAGAGACCAAACGGCTCTCTACCTTTGCTTTTTACAGGATATCGCTGTTTCGTCGATGGTTCTTGGAAGTCGGATGATCGGTTCGCAGGAGCGGGGTGGTTCTGCACTCAGTCCCAGGATCAAAGGCCAAACAGGGGAGCTACTAACTTTCGGCGAAGTCTCTCCCCCTTAcatgcagaagtggaagctttcatttgggcgatGCGTTGCATGATCGGACATGACTATCGTGAGGTGGCTTTCTACTCAGACTGtgcagatttggtgaagatggtgtcttcgccacTTGATTGGCCGGCGTTCTCAACTTACCTAGATGATATACGGATGGACagggaggagttcacttctttctctttatcttatATTCCCAGAAATGCAAATTCAAAAGCGGATACTCTGGCACGCTATGCGCGCACATCTCCGCacaatgtttt AGTTATATAA
- the LOC104714926 gene encoding SKP1-like protein 14 → MSSKKIELVSSDGESFIIEEVVARKLQIVRHMIEDECADKAIPLSNVTGKILSMVIEYCKTHVNVVDDEEESKEDKEKKEATEKKEADSMSEEEAVKLKEWEAEFLKDKDLATIFQLILAANYLNVKGLLDLTCQNVADHIKDMTPEEVRVIFNIENDFTPEEEEKVRKENSWAFEEPAAPKP, encoded by the coding sequence ATGTCTTCGAAAAAGATTGAGTTGGTGAGCTCTGATGGCGAGTCTTTCATAATTGAAGAAGTGGTGGCGAGAAAACTGCAGATCGTAAGGCACATGATCGAAGACGAGTGTGCAGACAAAGCAATCCCACTTTCAAACGTCACCGGAAAGATCCTCTCCATGGTGATCGAGTATTGCAAAACACACGTCAATGTtgtagatgatgaagaagagagcaaggaagacaaggagaagaaggaagccacggagaagaaggaagctgaTTCAATGTCTGAAGAAGAAGCCGTGAAGCTCAAGGAATGGGAAGCAGAGTTTCTCAAGGATAAAGATCTGGCGACAATCTTTCAACTCATTCTCGCTGCTAACTATCTAAACGTCAAAGGCCTTCTTGATCTCACTTGCCAGAACGTTGCAGATCACATCAAAGACATGACGCCAGAGGAGGTTCGTGTGATCTTTAATATCGAGAACGATTTCAcacccgaagaagaagaaaaagttcgCAAGGAGAACTCTTGGGCTTTTGAGGAACCAGCTGctccaaaaccctaa